The window CTTATGACCACATCAGCTGAATTGGCCCTGTCTGCCCGGAGATCATTTTAGCGCTTGTGCAGTTTTGATAAGAGCATCTGGAGAGCACAGCCGATTTCACAGCTGGAAACTCAGGACCGTTTCTGCCAGAAAGGTTGAAGTGCAGTGTGATCAGTTCTACGGTAGCACAGAAAGATTCCCACACAGAGCTGGAGCTGAGGTGTCGCGCTTTCCTCTAAATGTTCATAGTGCATTTTTATATGGCTTTacattagtttttatttttctttttttgactgAGATTTTTCATTATGATTATTACATAGCTGTTGCTTAAGATGGTAATTTTGACAATTGTGCAATATAGCAATGACAAAATAGCATGAATGTCATATTTCAGTGCTGATACCAAACTAATCATACATTTTCTCATGcatacaaaataacacaaacctacgtctgtgtttttgttttaggttTTAGTTATTGacaagctaagctaagctaaccagacACTATGAAACAAGCAAGGCTGCACATGACTTGTTGGTGATAATAGAAAGGACCTTTggacagtttttgtgttttagctcTTAACAAGTAAAGTTATGATGCTGTAAGTTTGTTTGCACAGTACATTACAACagacaaacattattttcatacaGAAAGGGATTTGGTTGGTCAATATTTGAAATGGATGTGTCTCAAGCCGACAATCAAACACAACATGGACACTAAGTGATGAATGTGAtgatactttttatttttacatgaatTACTGTACTGCTGCTCCTCAGACAAGGTCTGATTGGGGAATAATAAGGGCTCCTATGTGATGTATTCATCTTTATGTCCCTTTTTTTGCCAGATTTAATGTTTGCCCGAACACATTCCTTGCTGTCAGTTTTCTGGTGagttgtggattttttttcatgctAAATGTTGCTTAAAAGGGCCCCCTCCTGTCTGAATTTAGCAATAATATTTGAAAAgcataaataagtaaataagttCAAAGTCCTACCAGTAAGACCTTTAGCATTTGGGAATTGCTTTTCTGTCCTAATGTTAAAGATCTGGATGTAgacattaattttgttttcttaagtGAGCCAGAAGCTGCATTTGAGTTGTTAGCTGATCCATAATCCGCTGTAAGGAGTATCAACATTCCCAGATTTGTGTTACAGTGTTTGACCTGCCTTTTACCTCCTTTTGCCTCTGACAGACATTTCTGCGTTGCCTAAAATATGGAGGAGACACACCAACTTCTGTGATCAGAACAACAGCTTGTTCAGCTTTATAGCACCTTCTTTGGAGAGTCTCTAAACCTGCTGATTGCGAATTGATGTTTCATGTCCAACCTCTCACTCCTGTCACATGAAAATCTTAATAAGACCTACAACATTTTTCTAGTTTCTTACTTGAATTTGAAGTTTACGTTGAGAGAATGTTTTACAGCTGTAGGATTTGGTAAATCTACTCATTGCTCTTACTGTCACTTTTTACAAGCATGGAATTGAGTTTTTCCTCAGTTTtggatgaaaaaatgtaaatacacaagGTTTTCACCTGACAGCAGTGCCCCTATTCTCCAAATAGAGTATGATTTGCTTAGGTGTTCTGCTTAgcagtgggggaaaaaaagaaagtaatgTCATGTTTAATGCAAAAATTCAGTGAATGAAACTTGATTGGCCTCTTTGTAATATTTCAACCTCTGGACTTGGATTTTGAAAACTTGAGGTTGTGGAGAATATTAGCAATTTTACAGTAAAGGCTTTGGTTCTTCCTAGATGGGCTCTATTTAACTTAGATATAGTTATGCAACAACTGATTCCTAAGGGAAGTATATTTCATAGACACCCACACAAGACCTGTATCTGGGATGAAACTGCACACCTGAACTACTGAAGTACGGTGTAATATTAACTTAAAGGGTCAAGTTAAAGGTCACACTCGGTGCTATGAAATGCAATACTTCCCCATCTGTATCAAGTGCAttatacatatactgtattttgtaataCAGATAATTTTACAGTGTataaatattgatatttatCACTGTACAGTGCTTGTTCAGTGTTATTtatgaaatagaaaataaaacctgttaGACTTTGTAACAAAGTATCAggtcatatttttattttacttttttttttttttacacaccaATTTATACTACTCCCTTTAAACAAACCTAAAAAtcactctgtttctgttttaaactgAGGTACCCAGTGCAAATATTTATCTTGGCAGATAGTCCCATCAATTAATATTCATCAAAACTGATCTTAAAGAACCACTCCACTAATTTTACAGATGAAAGAGGAGCACTGTTCAGCCTGCAAAACttatatattatgtataatGTTGCTCAGGAGGGAATTTAAAGAAAGTCATATTTAATGGGAAAATATActgagttgcattatgggaaatgcaTAAGGCAGCATTTCTGGAGCTTGACCCATACTATGCATGATCACTGCCTCTGCTACATCAGTTTCAAGCAGTCGTTTGTCCTTTCTGAGTCCCCAAACCTCATGAAAGTGGAATACTAAAACACCAAACTACCCCTTCAATGTACAAACTTGCAGTACACTCCTCTTTTTTCAAATTGTTTACTGATCAGGATATCTTATGTAATATGTTGTGAAACCTTGCCCTCATTTGCCATTACTAAACTTTGTCACCTTATTATTTAACCTGGAAAATCGGCTTAAAGTCACTGTATCAGTGGGAAACTCTTCACAAATGCTTTACAGAAATGTGCTGAAAAGATTTCCTGCTGACCTCACCACAAATCCTAGCATGAGTCTTCAAATTTAACCTGGCTTCATCCCTAACCCTTTGAGAGTGATGGAAGACAAAATATTCTTGCTCAGAAGGTTTCACTTTATTTTGCAAACCTCTAAAGAACTCCCAGTCCtaaaaaatgcagcaaaagcagcagcagtaagaCTGTGCAGCCAGAAATAATGCTGGCTTCTGGGGAGGTTTGTCACAGCGATTTTAAAGTGAGGTGGTGATGGATGTGGCAGTGGTGATATAGAGTGGAACACCACTTACGCTTGCCCTTGCCTGTGACAAGCCGGTTGTACAGGGGAGGTAGGTGCTAGGGTGGAAGGTTGACAGTTTAACCGCTCCTACACCCACACGGTGGAAAAGCTGCCCACAGCCATCTGCTTACATACCCTCcctctaaaactaaaaacaataaaaatttaaaaactcaGAAACTGCCCAGCCACACTCAATCAATCATACACTAAGAGTAACTGACTCCTTGTGCATTTTATGGCTCCATCTGTtaccaggagctgcagcacagattTCTCTGCTGTTCTTCGCAAAACCCACTGATTTCTTGCGGGCTCAGGTCAGATCTGTGTCCGATCCATCATCATCTAACCCCGCCTCAAAGGACAAACCTCATCCTAGAGCTTCCCTTCCAGCACATGGACACATCGACACAAAACCAAGAACATTAATTATGACGGGCCTCAAATGAAAGCCCTAGTTCTCACTGAGGGCTGTGCTTTTGGACAGAAAATTCCAAAAATACATCTGTGAGGCTGTTGGTGCTTGAAGGCACATCTGAAAGTGAAAttctaaaagcagaaaaacaggctgAGTGAGACGATCTTGGAACATGTTCACAAGGTCTTCCAGAGGGAAACTTATGGTGCGGATGTTTATGGATTTGTGGAGGAGGGAAATGTTGATAGGCCTCTGGCACTGGGATCCTGCTCTAAGGCAGACGGATTGGTCACATGACCACTTTCTTGGCCCAGACAGCTGTTGCCTCCATCTGTACCATCTATGACCTGCCGCTGTTCTCCTCCTCAATGTTGTAGCCTGAGTACACAAGCAAAGCAAAGTACTGCATCTGAAGGAGTTTGGGAAGCAATTTAACTCTGTTTtctgcaaatacaaaaaaatgttgtgCACTGGATTTATGAGAAATTTTCAACAAATTAGGATAAAGGAATAAAGTATTAATGTgataaagcatttttaaatatgttttttgagTTGTTAAATAATGCATCTTTGAGAGTTTGAGGAAAAGACTAGGGTTAAATGAAAACCACCTGCATGGATTAATTTAACCAAAGCTggatctggatttttttttttacaggtacatgttagttcagttttttttttttttttttttttttttttttacttaatcaGCATAACAAGcaatttattatcattatttatgAGGTTTGCATGTTTTAGATTTTCTATCCATGTTTGCTTGATGAGCAGACACCAGGAAGCGTAGAACAAACAGAGGCCTGTTGTGATAACGACTGTTCTTTGGCAAGAGTCACATCTGTGCCCTTTCCTAAGGTCAGCCCTTCCTCACCGTGTGTGAGTGCACTGTTAAAACTGTGCTGTCTGGTCGCTGAGCAAACATGAAACCACACTCTCAGAGCTGAAGGGTGCACTACAGGGAGAGGTGAGGGAGATGTCTTGACAGAGTGTCGGCAGAGACTGTGAAGAAGAGGCTACGTCTGGTTTGGGGCAGAACTGAGTCCTGGAGACACAGTCATGTTTTAAGATGTATGTTACATTGTATATGCAAACATGCATACACCatcatacatgcacacaaactaCAAATATATATGTTCCACTAATATACTACACATTATCCCACATCTGTACTAATGCCTGTTTTGTTCTGTCAGATGTTCTGAAGAGTGAAATAGATCCTTCATGGTTACATTAGCTGCAAATGCAATAACACAATCACTCTGATCTAAATATAAATACTATATCCAGGCACTCATGTCCTCATCTTTGGCCAGCTGCAACTCAACTCTGTACTGCTCTCTAGTGGCAAGATGTcaacagtacatacacacagtgttgcTCATTTAAGGTTTCCCATGCtatacagtaaaacacaggTCAATGTAGTATAGTTGTTAACGTGAATCAACTTCACTCCTATAATGTCGCAGAAGTTTCTGTGGCAGAAgattttgaatattttgaaaCTCTGGCAATGtagaaacaaaatgttgtgaCAGTTCTAGGGTCAAGAATGCATAATCCAGATAGATCAGTGCTTAAAATGCtctgaaagaaaatgtaaatgtaaacatttacagGCTCATGACTACTGGGCAAACTCTATTCGCTGAGGAAGACTGGGTGATATAATCAAATGCTCCAGTACAGCTTCTGATAATCTCTGTAGTGAGACTTGTGCTATCAGTTGTTTCAAAGGTCAAGACTGAACTATAAATGAATTATAAactataaatgaaaacattgcaCACTTTGATAGTTTAACATTTATTagtgatttttacatttatttacccaTATTATGCACAGGAAAAACTTGAGCAAAGACTTTAACAAGACAAACAGACATTTGAAGATAAAAGTAATCATGatataaaatttaaacacaatCAATCTCAGATGAGGTCACCTTTTAGAGAGAAACCCAGTGGCACTGCTGGCACAGTGTACACTGGTTCTTTAAAACATACAAGCTGatctaaaacaaatacaaacaaacaatcatttttctgcttattctgtgtatttctaCCCAGGAGAGAAGCAACAGTAGATTCCCCAGTGATCACTAGTGTAGCGGCCACAATCCAGCTTCTCCAGCCCCACCAGAGCCATGTGGTCAGGAACCAGACGTAGGGCTCCATCTCTGGTTGCTGGGCGGAAGTAGATCCTGTCGAAGCGGCAACGACTGACGAAGTGAACATTCTTGTTGCTATTGGCTTTAGTGTCCCAGGTGTAGCGGCAGTGCTCCCGTTTGCCCAGTTGCTCCCAGACATCGCAGACAGTGGAAGGTAGGCCAACCTTGGCCACCTGACATGGAGACCAGGTCAAGTAATAATGAACAACTATTATTGTCAAATATGGATTAACTGCATCTGACTGGAAAGACTAACCTCAGCATCCCTCAGGTTTGTGTCCCCTGCAAACAGGACGTTGACATTGTCAGGCGCCTCTCCCATCCTCTGCATCACCACACGCAGCTGCTTCATCCGCTCTTCTGCATGGTCTTTACAACTCTCAAGGTGGGACGTCATAAGACACAGCTTCTGACCTTTGAAATCCACCTAAtgttcaagaaaaaaaaacatgtacaagtTACATCAATTTGAGGTAAACTGAATTTAAGCAGTGACGTGGAGCATTTGGACAACTGTGTGTTCAAACCTGAGCTACAAGCAGATTCCTCATCATTCGAGTAGTGGGGTAAGTTACTATCTCACTCTCCACCAGTTTGACTCGTGACCTCTTCAGCATCATCCCGATGAAGTAACCATCTTCAGCACCTGGTCAACATAAATGAAGAAACAGGTAGCTGAAATACTGAGCTCAGGCACAGTTtgcataatataataatatgcCAAATATTTCAAACTTTGAGTGTTTAGTACAAGGGTGTACATATGCTCCATTTTACAATATCCTCTTTTGAGTTATTcaatacacaaacatttctgtgtCAAACTCTTCTTACAGCCATATCCCAACAAGCGCCATCTGCTGAGACTTAACAGTGGAGTCCATTTCGAGAGCCAAGTAGACCTAAAGTCCAGTGAAAAATACAGTACCTTCAATGATCAGGTAGCTGACAGCCCGTTTCTTTAAGTACTGGACGTAAGGTGGAATAAGCTCCTGTAGGAACACCACGTCGGGAGTGTACCTACATGAAGGGAAGATTCACTTTTAAAATACTGATTTGCCTCTGTACCCTTGAACTACACGTCTTACTGTAGTTCTGGAGTCACTGCCTCAGATTTTAAGAATTGTAAAACATGCTTACATCGCCAAGTAGGAGCACAGCCCTCTGGCTCGGTCAGGAAGGTTGTCTGTGTCAAGCCCGTCCACGTTCCAGGTGATCAGCGACAGATTTTTATCTTCTTTTGAGGGCTTTTGTTTGGGGTCGGGACTGTCTTCAGTCAGATCTATGCTAGAAGTGTTTTTTTAGAGAATTATGACTGTGTGAAGTATTTTAGACATGTAGTAATACCAGTAATCCAAGGGAAGGCAGCTGACTTACCAATCTCCTTGAGGGTTTTCATCAGTCTTCTGGCTCTTGGTTTTGGGGCTGGTTTCTCTCGCTGGAGAATCTTCTACTTCAAATACTCTCTCCATGTCTGCCTCAAAGAAGGAGTTCAAAGCCCTCTGACAAGACAGGTGACAAGTAGGGGTATGAAATCGGTATTTGAGCTTTGAGCTTTAttgctttattgccaagtgcgtgtgcgcacacacaaggaatttgtttaggtacagggcGGGTACTCCGGTGccaacagacataaatacaaatacaaaagggtcaaacagtaaacataaatgctacagaaatgctacaaaaaactaaaagaaaaatgcacagataacctgaaaaacagattgaaaggggaactaattggtgtgcaaagagcaaaaaggtgccagggtcatagtgcaggtggtggaagggaatggtggagagctacgagtttaagagttgaatggcctgagggaagaagcttcctttgtgctgGGCTGTGCTGGGCTTGATGTTTGGggctctgaagcgccggccagagggtaagagctggaagaggtggtggctcgggtgggtggcgtccagagtgattttctgagctctttttctcactctggaggtgaacaggtcttggagggtgggtaggggaacaccgatgaccttctcagcggtccgaactgtcctctggagtctttggatgtctgatttagaggcggagctaaaccagacagtgatggaggagcacaggacagactcgatgaccgctgagtagaactgggtcagcagcgtctgtggaaggttgaacttcttcagctggcgcaggaaatacaacctctgctgggcctttttcaTATTGGAGTCGATGTGCAGgctccacttcaggtcctgagagatggtggtgcccaggaacctgaatgactccactgatgctacagtgctgttcatgatggtgagaggggggtgggtgggggcatttctcctgaagtccacaaccatctccactgtgtTGAACGTGTTTAGCTTTAgcaggttgttgtgactgcactaggaagccagctgctccacctcctgtctgtatgcagactcttcaccgtcctggatgagaccaatgacagtggtgtcatctgcaaacttcaggagtttcacagaggagtcacaggaggttCAGTcatttgtgtagagggagaagagcagtggggagagaacacatcCCTgggggggcgccggtgctggtgacacgggagccagaagtaaatttccccatcctcactagctgttgcctatctgtcaggaagcttgtaatccactgacaggtagagtcaggaacggagagctgggagagtttattctggaggagtgatgggatgatggtgtgttcctggcctgattatacaagacaagatcaccacttctgtaggctT of the Mastacembelus armatus chromosome 11, fMasArm1.2, whole genome shotgun sequence genome contains:
- the tdp2b gene encoding tyrosyl-DNA phosphodiesterase 2 translates to MASELDMDKASVSNAEENRTRLCDEFAAITGTDSAVAQCYLAENEWEMERALNSFFEADMERVFEVEDSPARETSPKTKSQKTDENPQGDCIDLTEDSPDPKQKPSKEDKNLSLITWNVDGLDTDNLPDRARGLCSYLAMYTPDVVFLQELIPPYVQYLKKRAVSYLIIEGAEDGYFIGMMLKRSRVKLVESEIVTYPTTRMMRNLLVAQVDFKGQKLCLMTSHLESCKDHAEERMKQLRVVMQRMGEAPDNVNVLFAGDTNLRDAEVAKVGLPSTVCDVWEQLGKREHCRYTWDTKANSNKNVHFVSRCRFDRIYFRPATRDGALRLVPDHMALVGLEKLDCGRYTSDHWGIYCCFSPG